In Stenotrophomonas sp. ESTM1D_MKCIP4_1, a single genomic region encodes these proteins:
- a CDS encoding superoxide dismutase, translating to MAYTLPKLSYAYDALEPNIDAATMEIHHTKHHQTYINNVNAALEGTEYADLPVEELVKKLKSLPENLQGPVRNNGGGHANHSLFWTVMAPNAGGNPVGDVAKAIDKDLGGFDTFKDAFTKAALTRFGSGWAWLSVTPDKKVVVESTGNQDSPLMEGNTPILGLDVWEHAYYLKYQNRRPEYIGAFFNVIDWNEVERRYQEAIA from the coding sequence ATGGCCTACACCCTGCCCAAGCTGTCCTACGCCTACGACGCGCTGGAACCGAACATCGATGCGGCAACGATGGAAATCCATCACACCAAGCATCACCAGACCTACATCAACAACGTCAACGCGGCGCTGGAAGGCACCGAGTACGCTGACCTGCCGGTCGAAGAGCTGGTGAAGAAGCTGAAGTCGCTGCCGGAGAACCTGCAGGGTCCGGTGCGCAACAACGGGGGTGGCCACGCCAACCACTCGCTGTTCTGGACCGTGATGGCCCCCAATGCCGGCGGCAACCCGGTGGGCGACGTGGCCAAGGCCATCGACAAGGACCTGGGCGGCTTCGACACCTTCAAGGACGCCTTCACCAAGGCGGCGCTGACCCGCTTCGGCAGCGGCTGGGCATGGCTGAGCGTCACCCCCGACAAGAAGGTTGTGGTTGAAAGCACCGGCAACCAGGACAGTCCGCTGATGGAAGGCAATACGCCGATCCTGGGCCTGGATGTGTGGGAGCACGCCTACTACCTGAAGTACCAGAACCGTCGCCCGGAATACATCGGCGCGTTCTTCAACGTCATCGACTGGAACGAAGTCGAGCGTCGTTACCAGGAAGCGATCGCCTGA
- a CDS encoding ribonuclease domain-containing protein has product MRNPRLLITAIALLVLGLLGNHLLQRPPAPQFAPDLQGADARTAPAVRGVSADRSDGLPGFLPAEARQTIALIQRGGPFPHRQDGSTFGNREQRLPQRPRGYYREYTVDTSGAPNRGARRIITGGDPPQAWYYTDDHYDSFRSFTVPAPGERP; this is encoded by the coding sequence ATGCGCAACCCCCGGCTGTTGATCACCGCCATCGCCCTGCTTGTGCTCGGCCTGCTCGGCAACCATTTACTGCAGCGCCCACCGGCACCGCAGTTCGCGCCGGACCTGCAGGGCGCCGACGCCCGCACCGCGCCGGCAGTGCGCGGCGTCAGCGCTGACCGCAGCGACGGACTGCCCGGTTTCCTGCCCGCCGAGGCGCGCCAGACCATCGCCCTCATCCAGCGCGGCGGCCCGTTCCCCCACCGCCAGGACGGCAGCACCTTCGGCAATCGCGAGCAGCGCCTGCCGCAGCGGCCGCGCGGCTATTACCGCGAGTACACGGTCGACACGTCCGGTGCGCCCAATCGCGGCGCGCGACGCATCATCACCGGCGGCGATCCGCCGCAGGCGTGGTACTACACCGACGATCACTACGACTCGTTCCGCAGTTTCACCGTACCGGCCCCGGGAGAACGCCCATGA
- a CDS encoding barstar family protein: MSHDDFGLGLHDINNAGVYAIDTGDISALAAAMRDASLKVIRIDLHGVTDKRTLLARLAAQLDFPAGFGGNWDALSDNLRDLQWLPAAGYALFLADVDALRAGAAKDFDTLLDVMDEASRDWVGRDVPFWVFLSQSE, encoded by the coding sequence ATGAGCCACGACGATTTCGGCCTCGGCCTGCACGACATCAACAATGCCGGCGTCTACGCCATCGATACCGGCGATATCAGCGCTCTGGCTGCAGCCATGCGCGATGCCTCGCTGAAGGTAATCCGCATCGACCTGCACGGCGTGACCGACAAGCGCACGCTGCTGGCGCGGCTGGCCGCGCAGCTGGATTTCCCGGCTGGCTTCGGCGGCAACTGGGATGCGCTGTCTGACAACCTGCGCGATCTGCAGTGGCTGCCGGCAGCAGGCTATGCGCTGTTCCTGGCCGATGTGGACGCGCTGCGGGCCGGCGCCGCCAAGGATTTCGACACCCTGCTGGACGTGATGGATGAAGCCAGCCGCGACTGGGTCGGGCGGGACGTGCCGTTCTGGGTGTTCCTGTCGCAGAGCGAGTAA
- a CDS encoding NfuA family Fe-S biogenesis protein, producing MIQISDTAQTHFRKLIEREGVPGMGVRLSAVDPGTPRADARLEFAEPSDLLGDEWAVDCDGFTLYVDARSVAWLDGAEIDIVPGNAGTQQLTIKAPRIKGEAPGEAASLVERVHWVVENEVNPQLASHGGKVAVQEVSADGVVLLRFGGGCQGCGMADVTLKQGIEKTLMGRVPGVTAVRDATDHDSGHAPYIPRGNAA from the coding sequence ATGATCCAGATCTCCGACACTGCCCAGACCCATTTCCGCAAGCTGATCGAACGCGAGGGCGTGCCCGGCATGGGCGTGCGCCTGAGCGCCGTCGATCCCGGCACCCCGCGCGCAGACGCCCGCCTGGAATTTGCCGAACCCAGCGATCTGCTGGGTGACGAGTGGGCCGTGGACTGCGATGGCTTCACCCTGTACGTGGACGCGCGCAGCGTGGCCTGGCTTGATGGCGCCGAGATCGACATCGTTCCGGGCAACGCCGGCACCCAGCAGCTGACGATCAAGGCGCCGCGCATCAAGGGCGAAGCGCCGGGCGAAGCCGCCTCGCTGGTCGAGCGCGTGCACTGGGTGGTGGAGAACGAGGTCAATCCGCAGCTGGCGTCGCATGGCGGCAAGGTGGCGGTGCAGGAGGTGTCTGCCGATGGCGTGGTGCTGCTGCGCTTCGGTGGCGGCTGCCAGGGCTGTGGCATGGCCGACGTGACGCTGAAGCAGGGCATCGAGAAGACGCTGATGGGCCGCGTGCCGGGGGTGACCGCCGTGCGCGATGCCACCGACCATGACAGCGGACACGCGCCGTACATTCCCCGCGGCAACGCCGCCTGA
- a CDS encoding 4a-hydroxytetrahydrobiopterin dehydratase — MSDLIPLAQAHCVPRKGSDHKLGEARLAELLPQVPGWELAEAGQALVRTFRFKDYYATMAFVNALAWIAHHEDHHPDLGVHYDRAVVRYSTHDVGGLSENDFICAAKTSALTEHVK, encoded by the coding sequence ATGTCCGACCTGATTCCGCTGGCACAGGCGCATTGTGTGCCGCGAAAAGGCAGCGACCACAAGCTGGGCGAGGCGCGCCTGGCCGAACTGCTGCCGCAGGTGCCGGGCTGGGAGCTGGCCGAAGCCGGCCAGGCGCTGGTACGCACGTTCCGCTTCAAGGATTACTACGCCACCATGGCCTTCGTGAACGCGCTGGCCTGGATCGCCCATCACGAGGACCACCACCCGGACCTGGGCGTGCATTACGACCGCGCCGTCGTGCGCTATTCCACCCACGACGTGGGCGGCCTGAGCGAGAACGACTTCATCTGCGCGGCCAAGACTTCGGCCCTGACGGAGCATGTGAAATGA
- a CDS encoding energy transducer TonB, producing the protein MNVRLLSLSLLAATGLAGCGSSEPPPPPAAPPTEVAAVKTPPPQYPMELACTGVGGTSTFKVTIGTDGKPSEVLLLTGAGNAQLDDLARTAVQAWEFKAATRNGQAVPATIQVPISFNPPQPKPDQCFAIEERMRRGG; encoded by the coding sequence ATGAATGTTCGACTGCTGAGCCTGTCCCTGCTGGCCGCCACCGGCCTGGCCGGCTGTGGTTCCTCCGAACCACCGCCCCCGCCGGCCGCACCACCCACCGAGGTGGCCGCGGTGAAGACCCCGCCGCCGCAGTACCCGATGGAACTGGCCTGCACCGGGGTGGGTGGCACCAGCACCTTCAAGGTCACCATCGGCACCGACGGCAAGCCCAGCGAAGTGCTGCTGCTGACCGGCGCCGGCAATGCGCAGCTGGATGACCTGGCCAGGACCGCCGTGCAGGCCTGGGAGTTCAAGGCCGCCACCCGCAACGGCCAGGCCGTGCCAGCCACCATCCAGGTGCCGATCAGCTTCAACCCGCCGCAGCCGAAGCCGGACCAGTGCTTCGCCATCGAAGAACGGATGCGCCGCGGCGGCTGA
- the zupT gene encoding zinc transporter ZupT, with the protein MLQISPENFWLALAVTLAAGLATAIGSLLVLFSRQPSPRLLAFGLAFAGGAMVYVSLSEILNKSIASFALAYGERSGFTYGTVAFLLGVLAIVAIDHLIPNPHETLDSKEPAFRDTSKAYIKRVGLLTAVAITAHNFPEGLATFFATVESPSVGMPLAFAIAIHNIPEGIAIAVPVYFATQSKLHAFLASLLSGLAEPVGAVLGYFLLKGSLSHATFGWVFGLIAGVMVFLALDELLPAAKRYAKGHETVYGLVAGMGTLAISLVLFKW; encoded by the coding sequence ATGCTGCAGATCTCCCCGGAAAACTTCTGGCTCGCACTCGCGGTCACCCTCGCGGCCGGCCTGGCGACCGCCATCGGCAGTCTGCTGGTGCTGTTCTCGCGCCAGCCCAGCCCACGCCTGCTCGCCTTCGGCCTGGCCTTTGCTGGCGGCGCGATGGTGTATGTGTCGCTGTCGGAAATCCTGAACAAGTCAATCGCCTCGTTCGCCCTGGCTTACGGCGAGCGCAGCGGATTCACCTACGGCACCGTAGCCTTCCTGCTGGGGGTGCTGGCGATCGTGGCGATCGACCACCTGATCCCGAACCCGCACGAGACGCTGGATTCAAAGGAACCAGCGTTCCGCGACACCAGCAAGGCCTACATCAAGCGCGTGGGCCTGCTCACGGCCGTGGCGATCACCGCACACAACTTCCCGGAAGGCCTGGCGACCTTCTTCGCCACTGTGGAAAGCCCCTCGGTGGGCATGCCGCTGGCTTTTGCCATCGCCATCCACAACATTCCCGAAGGCATCGCCATTGCGGTGCCGGTGTACTTCGCCACGCAGAGCAAGCTGCACGCCTTCCTGGCCAGCCTGTTGTCCGGGCTGGCCGAGCCGGTGGGCGCGGTGCTCGGCTACTTCCTGCTGAAGGGATCGCTGTCGCATGCCACGTTCGGCTGGGTGTTCGGGCTGATTGCCGGCGTGATGGTGTTCCTGGCACTGGATGAGCTGCTGCCGGCCGCCAAGCGGTACGCCAAGGGCCACGAGACCGTCTATGGGCTGGTGGCCGGCATGGGGACCCTGGCGATCAGCCTGGTGCTGTTCAAGTGGTGA
- a CDS encoding RluA family pseudouridine synthase, whose protein sequence is MTASDPTKPAADKPSVRMITVPEDRAGQRLDNFLLGQLKGAPRSLVYKLVRSGQVRVNGGRAKAERKLEAGDEVRVPPVRLTEEGDKAGPPEAFMRRLEQAIVFEDARLLALNKPTGVASHGGSGISFGAIETLRALRPGQTLELVHRLDRDTSGLLIVAKKRSALSELQALLREDHGAGIRKRYLTLLAGRMPDGVMTVDAPLHVGLRQGGERHVQVNAIGKESISHFRVLERRGGHSYCEVRIETGRTHQIRVHAQHLGHPVAGDDKYGDPAVNKRLREQIGLKRLFLHAASLEFALDAGKTPYVLNAPLADELVEALDRLK, encoded by the coding sequence ATGACTGCCTCAGACCCCACCAAGCCCGCCGCCGACAAGCCTTCCGTGCGCATGATCACCGTTCCCGAGGATCGTGCCGGCCAGCGCCTGGACAATTTCCTGCTGGGCCAGCTCAAGGGCGCCCCGCGCAGCCTGGTCTACAAGCTGGTCCGCAGCGGCCAGGTCCGCGTGAACGGCGGCCGTGCCAAGGCCGAGCGCAAGCTGGAGGCGGGCGATGAAGTGCGCGTGCCGCCGGTTCGTCTCACTGAAGAAGGAGACAAGGCCGGCCCACCCGAGGCGTTCATGCGCCGCCTGGAGCAGGCCATCGTCTTCGAGGACGCGCGGCTGCTGGCGCTGAACAAGCCGACCGGGGTCGCCAGCCATGGCGGCAGCGGCATCAGCTTCGGCGCCATCGAGACCCTGCGCGCGCTGCGTCCGGGGCAGACCCTGGAACTGGTCCACCGGTTGGATCGCGACACGTCCGGCCTGTTGATCGTGGCCAAGAAGCGTTCGGCGCTGAGCGAGCTGCAGGCGCTGCTGCGTGAAGACCATGGTGCCGGCATCCGCAAGCGCTACCTGACCCTGCTGGCCGGGCGCATGCCGGATGGCGTGATGACCGTTGATGCGCCGCTGCACGTCGGCCTGCGCCAGGGCGGCGAGCGCCATGTGCAGGTGAATGCGATCGGCAAGGAATCCATCAGTCACTTCCGGGTGCTGGAGCGCCGTGGCGGCCATTCCTACTGCGAGGTACGCATCGAAACCGGGCGCACCCATCAGATCCGCGTGCACGCCCAGCACCTGGGCCATCCGGTGGCGGGTGATGACAAATACGGCGATCCTGCAGTGAACAAGCGGCTTCGTGAGCAGATCGGCCTGAAGCGCCTGTTCCTGCACGCGGCCTCGCTGGAATTTGCGCTGGACGCGGGCAAGACGCCCTACGTGCTGAATGCACCGCTGGCCGATGAGCTGGTGGAGGCGCTGGACCGGCTGAAGTAA
- a CDS encoding Rne/Rng family ribonuclease, giving the protein MKRMLINATQAEELRVAIVDGQSLYDIDIEQPSKEQKKSNIYKGRIFRIEPSLEAAFVEYGGGRHGFLPLKEISRDYFQAGVDHNKAGIRELLKEGQEIVVQVDKEERGNKGAALTTFISLAGRYMVLMPNSPSAGGVSRRIEGEDRAALKDALDKLNIPDDMGVIIRTAGVGRDAEELQWDLDYLLNVWRAIADAALSKPAPFLIYQESRLIVRALRDYLRADIGEILVDTEEMYEHAKEFMQQVMPQTLRKLKHYKDDIPLFNRFQIESQIEGAYERNVRLPSGGSIVVDQTEALTAVDVNSSRATKGSDIEDTAFQTNLEAAEEVARQLRLRDLGGLVVIDFIDMASNKHQREVENRLANALKYDRARVQVGRISRFGLLEMSRQRLRPSLGESSQIVCPRCDGHGRMRSVESLSLSIIRVAEEHAMKENTGQVLVQAPVEIANYLLNEKRSALREIEQRHEAPIVIVADEQLHTPHYTVTRLRENELGEESSKPSYQRGTPRKLPVHALTKGQLNIPPPAVTQVKHTAPAPVRAEAEPVAAPAPAPVAAAPAPVATGGVVGWLKRIFGGDSTPAPAPAPAARQPQQDGGRRDRNKDRNKDRKDRRDDSRGNGNAQQQKDGGNRKDRGEQRKDGRQGNNNNGNAQQQPQGKQQKEGQPQQQKQPRNEQQGQNPQQQPKLKQPKQPRPQQDGDKPAEKPQRTPAEAPVDTAAAAAAVAATAVTANVVTAQEGTAPVAPIAPVADVVVADATPVADVTANAGTDADVAAAAVAGEDAATDGAGEQAGEGATRRRRGRRGGRRRRRGGGENAAGTDALGDDQDDGDEGDDSDSAEQTADTAVEVAPAVAAEQPARSQPEFDFDDDVEPAAVETAKPARAPAAVAAAAPVVAVSSAVVDAAAPQEAAAPAPAVKAEPAPQPVQTSMLDQIDAATPAQPAAPVAPVAEATPVVEEAAPAPVVVEAAPVVEAAPVVEAQPVIAEAAPAVEAAPVVEAKPIVEAAPVAVEAAPVVEQPAAPVAVEAAPVEAAAPVAEAVVTPVIEPVADGNADSASQAADAQASDEDEEAAKRTPPAN; this is encoded by the coding sequence ATGAAGCGAATGCTGATCAACGCCACGCAGGCTGAAGAGCTGCGTGTTGCCATCGTGGATGGCCAGTCGTTGTATGACATCGACATCGAACAGCCGTCGAAGGAACAGAAGAAGTCCAACATCTACAAGGGCCGGATCTTCCGCATCGAGCCCTCGCTGGAAGCGGCGTTCGTCGAGTACGGTGGTGGCCGCCATGGCTTCCTGCCGCTGAAGGAAATCTCCCGCGACTACTTCCAGGCCGGTGTCGACCACAACAAGGCCGGCATCCGCGAGCTGCTGAAGGAAGGCCAGGAAATCGTCGTCCAGGTGGACAAGGAAGAGCGCGGCAACAAGGGCGCCGCCCTGACCACGTTCATCTCCCTGGCCGGCCGCTACATGGTGCTGATGCCGAACTCGCCCAGCGCGGGCGGCGTGTCCCGTCGCATCGAAGGCGAAGACCGGGCCGCCCTGAAGGACGCCCTGGACAAGCTGAACATCCCCGACGACATGGGCGTGATCATCCGCACTGCCGGCGTCGGCCGCGATGCGGAAGAACTGCAGTGGGACCTGGATTACCTGCTGAACGTCTGGCGTGCCATCGCCGACGCGGCGCTGAGCAAGCCCGCCCCGTTCCTGATCTACCAGGAATCGCGCCTGATCGTGCGCGCCCTGCGTGACTACCTGCGCGCCGACATCGGCGAGATCCTGGTGGACACCGAGGAAATGTACGAGCACGCCAAGGAGTTCATGCAGCAGGTGATGCCGCAGACCCTGCGCAAGCTCAAGCATTACAAGGACGACATCCCGCTGTTCAACCGCTTCCAGATCGAATCGCAGATCGAAGGTGCCTACGAGCGCAACGTGCGCCTGCCGTCGGGCGGCTCGATCGTGGTCGACCAGACCGAAGCGCTGACCGCGGTCGACGTCAACTCCTCGCGCGCCACCAAGGGCAGCGACATCGAGGACACCGCCTTCCAGACCAACCTGGAAGCGGCCGAGGAAGTGGCCCGCCAGCTGCGCCTGCGCGATCTGGGCGGCCTGGTGGTCATCGATTTCATCGACATGGCCTCCAACAAGCACCAGCGTGAAGTGGAAAACCGCCTGGCCAACGCGCTGAAGTACGACCGCGCGCGCGTCCAGGTCGGCCGCATCTCGCGCTTCGGCCTGCTGGAAATGAGCCGCCAGCGCCTGCGCCCGAGCCTGGGCGAATCCAGCCAGATCGTCTGCCCGCGTTGTGATGGCCACGGCCGCATGCGCAGCGTCGAGTCGCTGTCGCTGTCGATCATCCGCGTGGCTGAAGAGCATGCGATGAAGGAGAACACCGGGCAGGTGCTGGTCCAGGCCCCGGTGGAGATCGCCAATTACCTGCTGAACGAAAAGCGCAGCGCACTGCGCGAGATCGAACAGCGCCATGAGGCGCCGATCGTCATCGTCGCCGACGAGCAGCTGCACACGCCGCATTACACCGTGACGCGCCTGCGCGAGAACGAGCTGGGCGAAGAGAGCAGCAAGCCGAGCTACCAGCGCGGCACCCCGCGCAAGCTGCCGGTACATGCCCTGACCAAGGGCCAGCTGAACATCCCGCCGCCGGCCGTCACCCAGGTCAAGCACACCGCGCCGGCCCCGGTGCGTGCAGAAGCCGAACCGGTGGCTGCACCGGCCCCGGCCCCGGTGGCTGCCGCCCCGGCCCCGGTCGCCACGGGCGGCGTGGTCGGCTGGCTCAAGCGCATCTTCGGCGGCGATTCCACGCCGGCACCCGCGCCTGCCCCGGCGGCCCGCCAGCCGCAGCAGGACGGCGGCCGCAGGGACCGCAACAAGGATCGCAACAAGGACCGCAAGGACCGTCGCGACGACAGCCGTGGCAATGGCAATGCGCAGCAGCAGAAGGACGGCGGCAACCGCAAGGACCGCGGTGAGCAGCGCAAGGACGGCCGTCAGGGCAACAACAACAACGGCAACGCCCAGCAGCAGCCGCAGGGCAAGCAGCAGAAGGAAGGCCAGCCGCAGCAGCAGAAGCAGCCGCGCAACGAGCAGCAGGGCCAGAACCCCCAGCAGCAGCCGAAGCTGAAGCAGCCCAAGCAGCCGCGCCCGCAGCAGGACGGCGACAAGCCGGCCGAGAAGCCGCAGCGCACGCCCGCCGAGGCACCGGTCGACACCGCAGCCGCCGCTGCGGCCGTAGCCGCGACGGCGGTTACCGCCAACGTGGTGACCGCACAGGAAGGCACCGCGCCGGTTGCGCCCATCGCGCCGGTCGCCGATGTCGTCGTGGCCGATGCCACCCCGGTGGCCGACGTCACGGCCAACGCAGGCACTGACGCTGACGTCGCTGCAGCCGCCGTTGCAGGCGAAGACGCTGCAACCGACGGCGCAGGCGAGCAGGCAGGCGAAGGCGCGACCCGTCGTCGCCGTGGCCGTCGCGGTGGCCGTCGCCGTCGTCGCGGTGGCGGTGAGAACGCCGCTGGCACCGATGCCCTGGGCGATGACCAGGACGACGGTGACGAGGGTGATGACAGCGACAGCGCCGAGCAGACCGCCGACACGGCCGTTGAGGTCGCTCCGGCCGTTGCTGCGGAGCAGCCCGCCCGTTCGCAGCCGGAGTTCGATTTCGATGACGACGTCGAGCCGGCTGCCGTGGAGACCGCGAAGCCGGCACGTGCGCCGGCGGCGGTTGCCGCTGCAGCCCCGGTGGTTGCCGTGAGCAGCGCCGTGGTCGACGCGGCGGCCCCGCAGGAAGCGGCAGCGCCGGCACCGGCCGTCAAGGCCGAACCGGCCCCGCAGCCGGTGCAGACCAGCATGCTGGACCAGATCGACGCCGCAACCCCGGCCCAGCCGGCAGCACCGGTCGCGCCGGTGGCCGAAGCAACGCCGGTCGTCGAGGAGGCCGCCCCGGCCCCGGTCGTCGTCGAAGCTGCGCCGGTCGTGGAGGCCGCTCCGGTGGTTGAAGCCCAGCCGGTGATCGCCGAAGCCGCCCCGGCCGTTGAAGCCGCCCCGGTGGTAGAAGCGAAGCCGATCGTTGAAGCCGCCCCGGTGGCCGTCGAGGCCGCTCCGGTCGTCGAGCAGCCGGCCGCGCCGGTGGCCGTCGAAGCCGCACCGG